Proteins found in one Oncorhynchus mykiss isolate Arlee chromosome 3, USDA_OmykA_1.1, whole genome shotgun sequence genomic segment:
- the cxcr3.2 gene encoding C-X-C chemokine receptor type 3-2 isoform 3 (isoform 3 is encoded by transcript variant 3; The RefSeq protein has 3 substitutions, 1 frameshift and aligns at 98% coverage compared to this genomic sequence), whose translation MDHVKATTNYYIYDDNYSFSPETGSSQSSGVPCNLDGIMDFTRSYSPVVYSLVFVLALVGNILVLCVLMRYRTSQTGGTCSFSLTDTFLLHLAVSDLLLALTLPLFAVQWAHQWVFGMAACKISGALFSLNRYSGILFLACISFDRYLAIVHAISTGWKRNTCHAQIACTLIWTVCLGLSGVDITFRQVVKVEVGRSGDHQGLLVCQTVFPHSSVQWQVCEGVSGVPLFRW comes from the exons ATGGATCACGTCAAGGCAACCACAAATTACTAT ATTTATGATGACAACTACAGCTTTTCACCAGAAACAGGCAGTAGCCAATCCAGTGGCGTGCCCTGCAACCTGGATGGCATCATGGACTTCACCCGGAGCTACTCCCCTGTGGTCTACAGCCTGGTGTTTGTGCTGGCGCTGGTGGGTAACATCCTGGTGCTGTGTGTGCTGATGCGCTACCGCACCTCTCAGACAGGTGGGACCTGCTCCTTCTCCCTCACCGACACCTTCCTGCTCCACCTGGCCGTGTCCGACCTCCTGCTGGCCCTCACGTTGCCCCTGTTCGCCGTCCAGTGGGCCCACCAGTGGGTGTTCGGCATGGCCGCCTGCAAGATTTCCGGAGCCCTGTTCTCTCTGAACCGCTACAGCGGCATCTTGTTCCTGGCCTGCATCAGCTTCGACCGCTACCTGGCCATTGTCCACGCCATCAGCACCGGCTGGAAACGCAACACCTGCCATGCACAGATTGCCTGCACCCTGATCTGGACAGTGTGCTTGGGCCTGAGTGGGGTGGACATCACCTTTAGACAAGTGGTGAAGGTGGAAGTGGGGCGCTCGGGGGATCATCAGGGCCTGCTGGTGTGCCAGACGGTGTTCCCCCACAGCTCAGTGCAGTGGCAG GGGGAT TCAGGTGTTGC GCTGTTTGGT
- the cxcr3.2 gene encoding C-X-C chemokine receptor type 3-2 isoform 1 (isoform 1 is encoded by transcript variant 1; The RefSeq protein has 2 substitutions compared to this genomic sequence): MDHVKATTNYYIYDDNYSFSPETGSSQSSGVPCNLDGIMDFTRSYSPVVYSLVFVLALVGNILVLCVLMRYRTSQTGGTCSFSLTDTFLLHLAVSDLLLALTLPLFAVQWAHQWVFGMAACKISGALFSLNRYSGILFLACISFDRYLAIVHAISTGWKRNTCHAQIACTLIWTVCLGLSGVDITFRQVVKVEVGRSGDHQGLLVCQTVFPHSSVQWQVGMPLVSLVLGFGLPPLVMLYCYIRIFRSLCNASRRQKRKSLHLIVSLVSMFVLCWAPYNSFQLAESLKKLGVISGGCQFGRTVDIGILVSESMGLSHCALNPLLYCFVGVKFRRELTRMCKGLLGQRFYPGMKEWGGQRKTRRPTRSFSSAESENTHSIMA, encoded by the exons ATGGATCACGTCAAGGCAACCACAAATTACTAT ATTTATGATGACAACTACAGCTTTTCACCAGAAACAGGCAGTAGCCAATCCAGTGGCGTGCCCTGCAACCTGGATGGCATCATGGACTTCACCCGGAGCTACTCCCCTGTGGTCTACAGCCTGGTGTTTGTGCTGGCGCTGGTGGGTAACATCCTGGTGCTGTGTGTGCTGATGCGCTACCGCACCTCTCAGACAGGTGGGACCTGCTCCTTCTCCCTCACCGACACCTTCCTGCTCCACCTGGCCGTGTCCGACCTCCTGCTGGCCCTCACGTTGCCCCTGTTCGCCGTCCAGTGGGCCCACCAGTGGGTGTTCGGCATGGCCGCCTGCAAGATTTCCGGAGCCCTGTTCTCTCTGAACCGCTACAGCGGCATCTTGTTCCTGGCCTGCATCAGCTTCGACCGCTACCTGGCCATTGTCCACGCCATCAGCACCGGCTGGAAACGCAACACCTGCCATGCACAGATTGCCTGCACCCTGATCTGGACAGTGTGCTTGGGCCTGAGTGGGGTGGACATCACCTTTAGACAAGTGGTGAAGGTGGAAGTGGGGCGCTCGGGGGATCATCAGGGCCTGCTGGTGTGCCAGACGGTGTTCCCCCACAGCTCAGTGCAGTGGCAGGTGGGGATGCCACTAGTCAACTTGGTGCTGGGTTTTGGGCTGCCCCTGCTGGTCATGCTCTACTGCTACATCCGTATCTTCCGCTCCCTTTGCAACGCCTCGCGCCGCCAGAAGAGGAAGTCCCTTCACCTCATCGTCTCCCTGGTGTCCATGTTTGTGCTCTGCTGGGCACCCTACAACTCCTTCCAATTGGCCGAAAGCCTGAAGAAGCTGGGCGTGATTAGTGGAGGCTGCCAGTTTGGCCGCACGGTGGACATCGGGATCCTGGTGTCTGAGAGCATGGGCCTGTCACACTGTGCCCTGAACCCGCTGCTGTACTGCTTTGTGGGGGTGAAGTTTAGGAGGGAGCTGACCAGAATGTGTAAGGGGCTGCTGGGACAGAGGTTCTATCCAGGGATGAAGGAATGGGGAGGACAGAGGAAAACACGGAGGCCCACTAGGTCCTTCAGCTCAGCAGAGAGTGAGAACACCCACTCTATCATGGCGTGA
- the cxcr3.2 gene encoding C-X-C chemokine receptor type 3-2 isoform 2 (isoform 2 is encoded by transcript variant 2), translating to MDHVKATTNYYIYDDNYSFSPETGSSQSSGVPCNLDGIMDFTRSYSPVVYSLVFVLALVGNILVLCVLMRYRTSQTGGTCSFSLTDTFLLHLAVSDLLLALTLPLFAVQWAHQWVFGMAACKISGALFSLNRYSGILFLACISFDRYLAIVHAISTGWKRNTCHAQIACTLIWTVCLGLSGVDITFRQVVKVEVGRSGDHQGLLVCQTVFPHSSVQWQVGMPLVNLVLGFGLPLLVMLYCYIRIFRSLCNASRRQKRKSRL from the exons ATGGATCACGTCAAGGCAACCACAAATTACTAT ATTTATGATGACAACTACAGCTTTTCACCAGAAACAGGCAGTAGCCAATCCAGTGGCGTGCCCTGCAACCTGGATGGCATCATGGACTTCACCCGGAGCTACTCCCCTGTGGTCTACAGCCTGGTGTTTGTGCTGGCGCTGGTGGGTAACATCCTGGTGCTGTGTGTGCTGATGCGCTACCGCACCTCTCAGACAGGTGGGACCTGCTCCTTCTCCCTCACCGACACCTTCCTGCTCCACCTGGCCGTGTCCGACCTCCTGCTGGCCCTCACGTTGCCCCTGTTCGCCGTCCAGTGGGCCCACCAGTGGGTGTTCGGCATGGCCGCCTGCAAGATTTCCGGAGCCCTGTTCTCTCTGAACCGCTACAGCGGCATCTTGTTCCTGGCCTGCATCAGCTTCGACCGCTACCTGGCCATTGTCCACGCCATCAGCACCGGCTGGAAACGCAACACCTGCCATGCACAGATTGCCTGCACCCTGATCTGGACAGTGTGCTTGGGCCTGAGTGGGGTGGACATCACCTTTAGACAAGTGGTGAAGGTGGAAGTGGGGCGCTCGGGGGATCATCAGGGCCTGCTGGTGTGCCAGACGGTGTTCCCCCACAGCTCAGTGCAGTGGCAGGTGGGGATGCCACTAGTCAACTTGGTGCTGGGTTTTGGGCTGCCCCTGCTGGTCATGCTCTACTGCTACATCCGTATCTTCCGCTCCCTTTGCAACGCCTCGCGCCGCCAGAAGAGGAAGTCCC GACTATAA